One genomic region from Euzebya tangerina encodes:
- a CDS encoding ABC transporter ATP-binding protein — MLTFDGVRLSFSGVNAIDDVSFQVGEKELFAIIGPNGAGKTSIFNVLSGVYQPQQGTVVFQGEPIVGSSPHHIANMGMARTFQNIELFGNLTVLDNLMLGRHHNVNYGFLAGMFYMGKARKQELENRAVCEDIVDFLEIQEYRKMPVGLLPYGIQKRIELGRALAMDPKLLLLDEPVAGMNVEETEDMARFILDIRDELDIPMILVEHDMGLVMDLADRVMVVDFGQHVATGVPAEVQNNPDVIRAYLGSEETRADADAKAHKAEAHVGPQSHKSEGVTS, encoded by the coding sequence ATTCTGACCTTCGACGGCGTCCGGCTGTCGTTCTCGGGTGTGAACGCGATCGACGACGTGTCGTTCCAGGTGGGTGAGAAGGAGCTGTTCGCGATCATCGGGCCCAACGGCGCCGGGAAGACCTCGATCTTCAACGTGCTGTCCGGTGTCTACCAGCCGCAGCAGGGCACGGTCGTCTTCCAGGGCGAGCCCATCGTGGGGTCCTCACCGCACCACATCGCCAACATGGGCATGGCGCGGACGTTCCAGAACATCGAGTTGTTCGGCAACCTCACCGTGCTCGACAACCTCATGCTGGGCCGCCACCACAACGTCAACTACGGCTTCCTCGCCGGGATGTTCTATATGGGCAAGGCCCGTAAGCAGGAGCTGGAGAACCGCGCTGTCTGCGAGGACATCGTCGACTTCCTGGAGATCCAGGAGTACCGGAAGATGCCGGTCGGCCTCCTCCCCTACGGCATCCAGAAGCGCATCGAGCTGGGCCGGGCGCTCGCCATGGACCCGAAGCTGCTCCTGCTGGATGAGCCCGTCGCCGGCATGAACGTCGAGGAGACCGAGGACATGGCGCGGTTCATCCTCGACATCCGAGATGAGCTCGACATCCCGATGATCCTGGTCGAGCACGACATGGGTCTCGTCATGGATCTGGCCGACCGGGTGATGGTGGTGGACTTCGGACAGCACGTTGCCACCGGGGTGCCGGCTGAGGTCCAGAACAACCCGGACGTGATCCGGGCCTACCTGGGCTCCGAAGAGACCAGAGCCGATGCCGATGCCAAGGCGCACAAGGCAGAGGCCCACGTCGGTCCCCAGTCACACAAGAGCGAAGGAGTTACCTCGTGA
- a CDS encoding AMP-dependent synthetase/ligase yields MSETATLDRPASSGAGLPTTASRVRDWAAMHPETVAMREKDFGVWKEITWADYWENATAAAHGFLALGMGPGDRLAIHSENRQEWLFSDIGCTAIRGITVGVYPTNPAAEVGYMYADSGAKILVAEDQEQVDKVFEVIDDLPNLAHIIYIEPRGIANRYVDDRLMSWEDFISLGREHRDANPGLVERHMSEVEPDDVMTLIYTSGTTGPPKGVMLNQANVEFCISTLVKEGGFYDPPASPEDIALSYLPLCHIAERAATIYLNAEAGVQIHFAESIETVPQNLREVQPTVFFAVPRIWERMLASVEIRMAAASRFKRWSWKQSLKIANWVGARRIAAGGNDTTATKLVYAIGYVLMFRALRDRLGMRMVRTAGTGAAPIAPEVLEWFWGIGVPIYEIYGMSENAAVATSNKPGRMKIGTVGEPHDGIELKIDEETGEIMTRHPANFAGYWNQPQATAETLDADGWLHTGDVGRWVDGTHVKIVDRIKDIIITSGGKNVSPSEIENSLKASEFIKEAVVVGDGRKYLTALIGIELDTVGNWAQRNKLTYTTYRDLSEKEEVVMLIADLVEKTNNKFARVEGIKKFRMLPKELDHEDGEMTATQKVKRSALFDIFSELVEGMYQGPPHGAGADGKTYVNAGGTDVFEEQQTGLVAKA; encoded by the coding sequence GTGAGCGAGACAGCGACCCTGGACCGGCCAGCGAGCTCTGGGGCGGGACTGCCGACGACGGCCAGCCGCGTCCGCGACTGGGCAGCGATGCACCCTGAGACGGTGGCCATGCGCGAGAAGGACTTCGGTGTCTGGAAGGAGATCACCTGGGCCGACTACTGGGAGAACGCCACGGCGGCCGCACACGGCTTCCTGGCCCTCGGCATGGGCCCCGGCGACCGTCTGGCCATCCACTCGGAGAACCGGCAGGAGTGGCTGTTCAGTGACATCGGCTGCACCGCGATCCGCGGCATCACGGTGGGCGTCTACCCGACCAACCCGGCGGCCGAGGTCGGCTACATGTACGCGGACTCCGGCGCCAAGATCCTGGTGGCTGAGGACCAGGAGCAGGTCGACAAGGTGTTCGAGGTCATCGACGACCTGCCCAACCTGGCCCACATCATCTACATCGAGCCGCGCGGGATCGCCAACCGGTACGTCGATGACCGCCTGATGTCGTGGGAGGACTTCATCTCCCTCGGCCGGGAGCACCGGGACGCCAACCCGGGCCTGGTCGAACGCCACATGTCCGAGGTCGAGCCCGACGACGTGATGACCCTGATCTACACCTCGGGCACGACCGGTCCGCCCAAGGGGGTCATGCTCAACCAGGCCAACGTGGAGTTCTGCATCAGCACACTGGTCAAGGAGGGCGGCTTCTACGACCCGCCCGCCTCTCCCGAGGACATCGCGCTGTCCTACCTCCCGCTGTGCCACATCGCCGAGCGCGCGGCGACGATCTACCTCAACGCCGAGGCCGGCGTCCAGATCCACTTCGCGGAGTCGATCGAGACCGTCCCGCAGAACCTCCGGGAGGTGCAGCCGACGGTCTTCTTCGCGGTACCCCGCATCTGGGAGCGGATGCTCGCCTCGGTCGAGATCCGCATGGCAGCCGCCAGCCGGTTCAAGCGGTGGTCGTGGAAGCAGAGCCTCAAGATCGCGAACTGGGTCGGTGCCAGACGGATCGCGGCCGGCGGGAACGACACCACAGCCACCAAGCTGGTCTATGCCATCGGCTACGTCCTGATGTTCCGGGCGCTGCGGGACCGACTCGGAATGCGGATGGTGCGGACCGCCGGCACCGGAGCTGCACCCATCGCTCCCGAGGTCCTCGAGTGGTTCTGGGGCATCGGCGTGCCGATCTATGAGATCTACGGCATGAGCGAGAACGCCGCCGTCGCCACGTCGAACAAGCCGGGCCGGATGAAGATCGGCACCGTCGGCGAGCCCCACGACGGGATCGAGCTGAAGATCGACGAGGAGACCGGGGAGATCATGACCCGGCACCCGGCCAACTTCGCCGGGTACTGGAACCAACCCCAGGCAACCGCGGAGACCCTGGATGCCGACGGGTGGCTCCACACCGGTGACGTGGGCCGCTGGGTCGACGGGACCCACGTCAAGATCGTCGATCGGATCAAGGACATCATCATCACGTCGGGTGGCAAGAACGTCTCCCCCAGCGAGATCGAGAACTCCCTCAAGGCCTCGGAGTTCATCAAGGAGGCCGTGGTGGTCGGTGACGGCCGGAAGTACCTGACCGCACTGATCGGCATCGAGCTCGACACCGTCGGCAACTGGGCCCAGCGGAACAAGCTGACCTACACGACCTATCGGGACCTCTCGGAGAAGGAGGAGGTCGTGATGCTGATCGCCGACCTCGTCGAGAAGACCAACAACAAGTTCGCGAGGGTCGAGGGCATCAAGAAGTTCCGCATGCTGCCCAAGGAGCTCGACCACGAGGACGGTGAGATGACGGCCACGCAGAAGGTCAAGCGCTCCGCCCTGTTCGACATCTTCTCGGAGCTCGTCGAAGGCATGTACCAGGGCCCACCGCACGGCGCGGGGGCCGACGGGAAGACCTACGTCAACGCCGGAGGGACCGACGTGTTCGAGGAGCAGCAGACCGGTCTGGTGGCGAAGGCCTGA
- a CDS encoding branched-chain amino acid ABC transporter permease, with protein sequence MSTSTIEDATLKAPTAASVASRSGLQSLLGGSGVNRRPELYTSYAADMALLNTRAKMVSVYGLVAIAALFPFMFEDDILILLGRAFAFAVGAIGLNLITGYAGQVSLGHAFFVGLGAFTAATLSGSTEIRTLGYDLPMIIWLPAAALVPAVVGAMIAPIASRLRGLYLAIVTLGLVFLGEHIFREADFITGGFGVGRPGVDAEIFGISLVNNGPSFDGAQKVYWFALVVLIVVALLGRNIARTAVGRAFQAVRDRDIAAEVIGVELTKHKILAFVISSAFAGIAGALLYTITRQVVPEAFNLLLSVQFIAMILIGGVSTISGAIAGAIFLTVILRLAEELSRFVDFIPPPGSPGGLLNTAQVSTILYGLLIIGFLLFEPRGLFGVWIRIRNYWKGWPFSY encoded by the coding sequence GTGAGTACCTCAACCATTGAAGACGCAACGCTCAAGGCGCCGACCGCGGCGAGCGTTGCCAGCCGCTCGGGGCTGCAGTCGCTGCTCGGCGGCTCCGGCGTCAACCGGCGCCCGGAGCTCTACACCAGCTACGCGGCCGACATGGCACTGCTCAACACGCGGGCCAAGATGGTCAGCGTCTACGGACTCGTGGCCATCGCAGCCCTCTTCCCGTTCATGTTCGAGGACGACATCCTCATCCTGCTGGGTCGCGCCTTCGCCTTCGCCGTCGGGGCGATCGGCCTGAACCTGATCACCGGGTACGCCGGCCAGGTGTCGCTGGGCCACGCCTTCTTCGTCGGCCTGGGCGCGTTCACGGCTGCCACGCTCAGTGGCTCGACGGAGATCCGCACCCTGGGCTACGACCTGCCGATGATCATCTGGTTGCCCGCTGCTGCGTTGGTCCCTGCGGTCGTCGGCGCCATGATCGCTCCGATCGCCTCGCGGCTCCGCGGCCTCTACCTGGCCATCGTGACCCTGGGGCTGGTGTTCCTCGGCGAGCACATCTTCCGTGAAGCCGACTTCATCACCGGCGGCTTCGGCGTCGGCCGCCCGGGCGTGGACGCGGAGATCTTCGGCATCTCGCTCGTCAACAACGGACCGAGCTTCGACGGCGCCCAGAAGGTGTACTGGTTCGCGCTCGTCGTCCTGATCGTCGTGGCCCTCCTGGGCCGCAACATCGCCCGCACCGCGGTCGGCCGGGCCTTCCAGGCCGTCCGCGACCGCGACATCGCCGCCGAGGTCATCGGCGTGGAGTTGACCAAGCACAAGATCCTCGCCTTCGTCATCTCCTCAGCATTCGCCGGCATCGCCGGGGCGCTGCTCTACACCATCACCCGTCAGGTCGTCCCGGAGGCCTTCAACCTGCTGCTGTCCGTCCAGTTCATCGCGATGATCCTGATCGGTGGGGTCTCAACGATCAGTGGCGCAATCGCAGGCGCGATCTTCCTGACGGTCATCCTCCGCCTGGCTGAGGAGCTCTCCCGCTTCGTCGACTTCATCCCGCCGCCGGGCAGCCCTGGTGGTCTGCTCAACACAGCTCAGGTCTCGACGATCCTGTACGGCCTCCTCATCATCGGGTTCCTGCTGTTCGAACCACGCGGCCTGTTCGGCGTGTGGATCCGCATCAGGAACTACTGGAAGGGCTGGCCCTTCAGCTACTGA
- a CDS encoding branched-chain amino acid ABC transporter permease gives MGEELVIFIQAVIRGLGQGSIYALIALGFVIIYKSTLVVSFAQPALMVTGSMFLVFLSEPIGFWPALGVAIVGTTIIALIVERLALRPMIGQPVFVVAIITIGVDIALRVIQNRLIGTNIRFVGDPWGIQTLTVGDVIIRQADIARIIATALILAALFAFFKYSRFGLGMRATAFDQETALAQGINVGRVFAVSWGLAGALAAVAGMFVDGGSGISQQTWIIALKALPAIIIGGLDSVGGGVLGGLAVGVVESLVAQYQAEYFPWLGDNFAPVSPYVLLLIVLLIKPYGLFGTPEVERV, from the coding sequence ATGGGCGAGGAACTGGTCATCTTCATCCAGGCCGTCATCCGCGGCCTGGGCCAGGGATCGATCTACGCGCTGATCGCCCTCGGCTTCGTCATCATCTACAAGTCCACCCTGGTCGTGAGCTTCGCCCAGCCGGCCCTCATGGTCACCGGGTCCATGTTCCTGGTCTTCCTGAGCGAACCCATCGGCTTCTGGCCGGCACTGGGGGTGGCCATCGTGGGGACCACGATCATCGCGCTGATCGTCGAGCGTCTGGCGCTGCGGCCCATGATCGGTCAGCCGGTCTTCGTGGTCGCGATCATCACCATCGGGGTCGACATCGCCCTGCGGGTGATCCAGAACCGGCTGATCGGCACCAACATCCGGTTCGTCGGTGACCCCTGGGGCATTCAGACCCTGACGGTCGGCGACGTCATCATCCGGCAGGCGGACATCGCCAGGATCATCGCAACGGCGCTCATCCTGGCCGCGCTGTTCGCCTTCTTCAAGTACAGCCGGTTCGGTCTGGGCATGCGCGCCACGGCCTTCGACCAGGAGACCGCCTTGGCGCAGGGCATCAACGTCGGACGTGTCTTCGCCGTCTCCTGGGGCCTGGCCGGCGCACTCGCCGCCGTCGCCGGCATGTTCGTCGACGGCGGGTCCGGCATCAGCCAGCAGACGTGGATCATCGCCCTGAAGGCGCTTCCCGCCATCATCATCGGTGGTCTGGACTCGGTGGGTGGCGGCGTCCTCGGGGGGTTGGCGGTCGGGGTGGTCGAGTCCCTCGTTGCGCAGTACCAGGCCGAGTACTTCCCCTGGCTGGGTGACAACTTCGCCCCCGTCTCCCCCTACGTCCTGTTGTTGATCGTCCTGCTGATCAAGCCCTACGGCCTCTTCGGCACCCCGGAGGTCGAGCGAGTGTGA